From Watersipora subatra chromosome 8, tzWatSuba1.1, whole genome shotgun sequence, a single genomic window includes:
- the LOC137402415 gene encoding uncharacterized protein yields the protein MNSAGDLPGGGGAESDGASRGRGGSASRGVKVTKDSEGNVVFSKQKMSELGKNENEAGIKHRVEESNNRGPDSKLKKPCSSLPLVAKMDSFVEEMESQSRRTRELEEEIRSEEYKEALLHLAAVKQKRVKRRGARKASSVTTTRKESKVEESKEEFQPETSVVRVVPSGDASCEESKVEEPKEVQPESSGKCGNDDQLAGFEPNVRSGNDDQLAGSEPKVQSGNDDQLVGFQPKVQSGNDDQLAGSEPKVTEDPVAMEEEPGKADWYGDTVSIEEGDLLNEDEAGYQMIKGEPADHRAGTKWTKLLLGQQKLAIQKRDIDKKTIQRADEPIESRGQESLAIAVSVFTH from the exons ATGAATAGTGCTGGCGATTTGCCGGGAGGTGGTGGTGCCGAGAGCGATGGTGCAAGTAGAGGCAGGGGTGGAAGTGCAAGCAGAGGTGTGAAGGTGACCAAGGACTCGGAAGGTAACGTGGTGTTTAGTAAGCAGAAGATGAGCGAGTTGGGTAAGAACGAGAACGAAG CGGGTATTAAGCATAGGGTGGAGGAGAGTAACAATAGGGGACCCGATTCTAAGCTGAAGAAGCCTTGTTCGAGTTTACCCTTAGTTGCTAAGATGGATAGTTTTGTAGAAGAGATGGAGTCACAGTCT agaaggacgagagagtTGGAGGAGGAGATTAGGAGTGAGGAGTATAAAGAGGCTCTACTGCACTTGGCTGCTGTAAAGCAAAAGAGAGTGAAGAGGAGGGGCGCAAGGAAAGCAAGTTCTGTAACGACTACTAGAaaggagagtaaggttgaggaatcCAAAGAAGAGTTCCAACCTGAAACCTCCGTTGTGAGAGTAGTCCCTAGCGGAGATGCTAGTTGTgaggagagtaaggttgaggaaccTAAAGAGGTCCAACCGGAAAGCTCTGGAAAAtgtggcaatgacgaccagcttgctggttttGAGCCAAATGTTCggagtggcaatgacgaccagcttgctggttctgagccaaaagttcagagtggcaatgacgaccagcttgtTGGTTTTCAGCCAAAAGTtcagagtggcaatgacgaccagcttgctggttctgagccaaaagttaCAGAAGACCCGGTGGCAATGGAGGAGGAACCTGGGAAGGCCGATTGGTATGGGGATACTGTCAGTATAGAGGAAGGTGATTTGTTAAATGAAGATGAG GCTGGCTACCAGATGATAAAAGGCGAGCCAGCTGACCACCGAGCTGGCACCAAATGGACCAAACTACTGCTTGGCCAGCAAAAGCTGGCCATTCAGAAGAGGGACATTGATAAGAAAACTATACAAAGAGCTGATGAGCCAATAGAAAGCAGAGGACAGGAAAGTCTTGCCATCGCAGTTTCTGTGTTCACGCATTAA